From the Helicobacteraceae bacterium genome, one window contains:
- a CDS encoding 2-oxoglutarate ferredoxin oxidoreductase subunit beta produces MAFNYDEYLRTDKLPTLWCWGCGDGAILKSLIRAIAKIGWNMDDVCVVSGIGCSGRLSSYINCNTVHTTHGRTIPVATGIKLANPDKHVIVVAGDGDALAIGGNHTIHGARRNIDLNFIVINNFIYGLTNSQVSPTTPQGFWTVTTQYGNVDPNFDAAKLAIAAGATFVARESVNDPKKIERVFAEGFAHEGFSFFDIFSNCHINLGRKNKMGEAIQTLKWLESIVAPKQRFDAMSDEEKTGKFPTGVLHKDQTKIEYCKAYESVILKAQSNKSR; encoded by the coding sequence ATGGCGTTTAACTACGACGAGTATCTGCGAACGGATAAGTTGCCTACGCTCTGGTGTTGGGGGTGCGGAGACGGCGCGATCTTAAAGTCGCTTATTCGCGCGATCGCCAAAATCGGCTGGAATATGGACGACGTGTGCGTGGTAAGCGGGATTGGCTGTTCGGGGCGGCTAAGCTCGTATATCAACTGCAACACCGTCCATACCACGCACGGGCGCACGATCCCCGTGGCGACGGGAATCAAACTGGCAAACCCCGATAAGCATGTGATTGTCGTAGCGGGCGACGGCGACGCGCTGGCGATCGGCGGCAACCATACGATTCACGGCGCGAGGCGTAATATTGATCTAAACTTTATAGTTATCAATAATTTTATCTACGGCTTGACCAACTCGCAGGTTTCGCCCACCACGCCGCAAGGTTTTTGGACGGTAACTACGCAGTATGGCAACGTCGATCCAAATTTCGACGCGGCGAAGCTCGCGATCGCGGCGGGGGCGACCTTTGTCGCGCGCGAAAGCGTAAATGATCCCAAAAAGATCGAGCGGGTATTTGCGGAAGGCTTTGCGCACGAGGGCTTTAGCTTTTTTGATATTTTCAGCAACTGCCATATCAATCTTGGACGCAAAAACAAGATGGGCGAAGCGATCCAAACGCTAAAATGGCTGGAATCCATCGTCGCTCCCAAGCAGCGCTTCGACGCTATGAGCGACGAAGAAAAAACGGGCAAGTTTCCGACGGGCGTTTTGCATAAAGATCAGACGAAGATCGAATACTGCAAGGCGTATGAAAGCGTGATATTAAAAGCGCAATCGAACAAGAGCCGATAG
- a CDS encoding 2-oxoglutarate synthase subunit alpha: MSREVICNGNELAAHAAIDAGCRFFSGYPITPSSEIAHEMSVLLPKVGGKFIQMEDEIAGVLAAIGASASGIKALSATSGPGMSLKSESFGLAFMYETPLVCIDVMRGGPSTGLPTRVAQGDISFARNPSFGDIRSIALCPGTLAEAYTETFRAFNLAERFMTPVIVLLDETIGHMHSKAVLPDLESLAIVNRKRYDGDRQSYKPYDAPPNEPATLNPFFTGYRYHITGLHHGATGFPTEDAALCQKLIERLTGKIDNYQSEIENNESYLLDDADIAIIAYGSASLAAKEAINMARKEGIKAGLFRPIALWPSPQAAIKEIGEKYEKRLIVELNMGQYALEIERVAKRPFAALNQANGRAIEPSVILKRIKEL; this comes from the coding sequence ATGTCAAGAGAAGTAATCTGTAACGGCAACGAGCTTGCGGCGCATGCCGCGATTGACGCGGGCTGTCGATTTTTTAGCGGCTATCCCATCACCCCTTCCAGCGAGATCGCGCACGAGATGAGCGTTCTTTTGCCCAAAGTCGGCGGCAAATTTATCCAAATGGAGGACGAGATCGCGGGCGTTTTGGCGGCGATCGGCGCGTCGGCAAGCGGTATCAAGGCTTTGAGCGCGACTAGCGGTCCCGGAATGTCGCTTAAATCGGAGAGTTTCGGGTTGGCGTTTATGTATGAAACGCCGCTTGTGTGCATTGACGTAATGCGCGGCGGTCCATCGACGGGCTTGCCCACCCGCGTGGCGCAGGGCGATATTAGCTTTGCGCGCAACCCCTCTTTCGGCGATATTCGCTCTATAGCGCTCTGCCCCGGAACGCTCGCGGAAGCCTATACGGAGACTTTTCGCGCCTTTAACCTCGCCGAGAGGTTTATGACCCCCGTTATCGTGCTGCTAGACGAGACGATCGGGCATATGCACTCCAAAGCGGTTTTACCCGATCTTGAGTCGCTGGCGATCGTTAATCGCAAGCGATACGATGGCGATCGCCAAAGCTACAAACCCTACGACGCGCCGCCTAACGAACCCGCGACGTTAAACCCGTTTTTCACGGGTTATCGCTACCATATCACGGGGCTTCATCACGGCGCGACGGGCTTTCCCACCGAAGACGCGGCGCTATGCCAAAAGCTGATCGAGCGGCTAACGGGCAAGATAGACAATTATCAAAGCGAGATCGAAAACAACGAAAGCTATCTATTAGACGACGCGGATATTGCCATAATCGCTTACGGTAGCGCGAGTTTAGCCGCGAAAGAGGCGATCAATATGGCGCGCAAGGAGGGGATAAAAGCGGGGCTATTCCGTCCGATCGCGCTGTGGCCTAGCCCGCAAGCGGCGATCAAAGAGATCGGCGAAAAATATGAAAAGAGGCTTATCGTCGAGCTGAATATGGGACAATACGCGCTGGAGATCGAGCGCGTCGCCAAACGCCCTTTCGCCGCGCTTAATCAGGCGAACGGCAGGGCGATCGAGCCTAGCGTTATCTTGAAGCGGATAAAGGAGCTTTAA